The genomic interval CTCTTTATTTTTCAAATACTCCGCCAGTGCTACCTGGGTTGGGGTAAAACAACTAAAGGAGTTGAACTGGTGCACCTTGGTAAACTCCTTCATCAGAGGTGCCGGGGCGATACAATAGCCAAGTTTCCAACCCGTGCAGTTGTAAACCTTTCCAAAAGAAAAGCAGACAAAGCTCCTTTCAAGCAGGTCGCTGTAGCGAAGAATACTCCGATGGGGAAGTTCATCATAGATCAGGTGTTCATACACCTCGTCACTCACAATAAAAATATTCGTGCCCTTCGTGATCGCTCGTAATTGCTGAATATCGTCTTCACTCAGCACGGCGCCCGTTGGATTATGGGGAGAATTGATAAGTATGGCTTTTGTACGGGGTGTAATGGCCGCGCGCACCTGGTCCCAGTCAATATGATAATCTGGATACACCAGTGAAATCCGTACCGCCCTGGCCCCATTCACCTCCACATTGGGTATATAACTGTCGTAGGCCGGTTCAAATACAATGACCTCATCACCCGGTTGAAGTATGGCGGTAAGTGCGGAATAAATGGCATAGGTCCCTCCGGGTGTGATCACCACTTCGGTATCAGGATTGATCGACGTACCATAGAGGTACTTCACTTTGTCGGCAATCGCTTCCCGCAGGGGAAGCCAACCGGGCATCGGCGCATATTGGTTATACCCATCCCGCATGGCCCTGGAC from Chitinophagales bacterium carries:
- a CDS encoding methionine aminotransferase, translating into MTIDSKLPRVGTTIFAVMSGLATAHKAINLGQGFPDFPMNADLVELVSRAMRDGYNQYAPMPGWLPLREAIADKVKYLYGTSINPDTEVVITPGGTYAIYSALTAILQPGDEVIVFEPAYDSYIPNVEVNGARAVRISLVYPDYHIDWDQVRAAITPRTKAILINSPHNPTGAVLSEDDIQQLRAITKGTNIFIVSDEVYEHLIYDELPHRSILRYSDLLERSFVCFSFGKVYNCTGWKLGYCIAPAPLMKEFTKVHQFNSFSCFTPTQVALAEYLKNKEAYISLSGLMQKKRDHFISLMKNTRFDLLDSHGSYFICAKYNRISDEADKDFAIRVTKEYGVATIPVSAFYQSGEDNKVVRFCFSKKEETLEEAVSRLQSIQ